The Thermogemmatispora onikobensis genome window below encodes:
- a CDS encoding NYN domain-containing protein: MEDFLPFSEGNVRPFSEFIEEFRQAEEARQAATFEAVHEALDALSTLHTLGSLVPPAENESGPSAALSAARPLSPLPTVPIPGRLSFVESGSSSTITTSSLAESEGQAEALTPAASTEAARDAEAGAGQEQPEPASPPVEERPAKAQEEPQQSADQIAQTAQAPAAPEKPAERPPSPLLRPATRIRLPRYGRLREPFVEERPASEGEKSPEEEGQPAATASSQVGGESTAASSGPGAGESGGTSETTPSTSEEGQATRPARRYRFDRPATAVNSAMFLVNSSQQSAPPEQRETGEKLAAAGASAVQEERRPESEQLQAPIVAAPSPGEHPQEIHALSSREMLSEPTAEEQRSKQQPQSSKDNRQQEKAKEQEQPAASVALPVQPTANGARPAAQETQVPAPEDLPPLEYSEIQAATSRRRRRRRSKSAAASAAPAPATEPTPPPIAPPPTPVSPVTVPPVTQPTSVPASQPTAPAGTYHIISGTTMNQMNLGNEFGGPFMAPEPSPARGSVAVREAGVRPSRSDVQRNNLVYPNNRGNDPMVQFANTVVQAIQSQTDRIVAELRRTHQSPTNVSVSIPPPPSTERVGVFVDVANLLYSARTLRLTIDFGKLLDFLRGNRRLVRAHAYCPTSPQPGDEQMFLQAVKGLGYRITTKNYKTFSSGAKKADLDLDLCMDVVRLVESRAVDCIVLVSGDSDFMPMLDYCSDHGVRVEVAAFDEAMSATLRQSCDLFINLSVLEEIRA, translated from the coding sequence ATGGAGGACTTCCTGCCGTTCAGCGAGGGGAATGTTCGCCCCTTCAGTGAGTTTATTGAGGAGTTCCGTCAGGCTGAAGAGGCCCGCCAGGCCGCTACCTTCGAAGCCGTGCATGAGGCTCTAGATGCCCTGAGTACCTTGCATACCCTGGGCAGCCTGGTTCCACCTGCTGAAAATGAAAGCGGCCCGTCTGCTGCTCTGTCAGCCGCCAGACCACTTTCGCCGCTCCCTACGGTGCCTATCCCCGGACGCCTCTCGTTCGTGGAGAGCGGCAGCAGTAGCACTATCACTACCAGCTCACTTGCGGAGAGTGAGGGGCAGGCCGAGGCCCTGACGCCGGCAGCGTCCACCGAGGCTGCCCGTGACGCGGAAGCTGGCGCTGGTCAGGAACAGCCTGAACCGGCCTCCCCGCCCGTGGAAGAGCGCCCGGCCAAGGCTCAGGAGGAGCCACAGCAGTCAGCTGATCAGATAGCGCAGACTGCTCAGGCTCCAGCGGCACCTGAAAAGCCTGCAGAGCGCCCTCCCTCCCCGCTGCTGCGCCCAGCTACGCGCATTCGGTTGCCTCGCTATGGGCGCCTGCGCGAGCCGTTTGTCGAGGAGCGCCCCGCCTCCGAGGGAGAAAAAAGCCCTGAAGAAGAGGGCCAGCCTGCCGCCACTGCCAGCTCTCAGGTCGGCGGTGAGTCAACCGCCGCCTCTTCTGGCCCTGGCGCAGGCGAGAGTGGCGGCACGAGCGAGACCACTCCATCCACCAGCGAGGAGGGACAGGCCACCCGCCCCGCACGCCGCTATCGCTTCGATCGCCCGGCAACAGCGGTCAATAGCGCGATGTTCCTGGTCAATTCCTCTCAGCAGTCGGCGCCACCTGAGCAGCGCGAGACGGGGGAGAAGCTCGCTGCTGCTGGCGCCTCTGCCGTCCAGGAGGAGCGTCGGCCCGAGAGCGAGCAGCTCCAGGCTCCGATAGTGGCCGCTCCCAGCCCTGGCGAGCACCCCCAGGAGATTCACGCGCTCTCGTCTCGCGAGATGCTGAGCGAGCCGACGGCGGAAGAGCAGCGGAGTAAGCAGCAGCCGCAAAGCAGTAAGGATAATCGACAACAAGAGAAAGCAAAAGAACAGGAACAGCCGGCTGCCTCTGTGGCATTGCCAGTGCAGCCGACGGCCAACGGCGCCAGGCCGGCGGCTCAGGAGACCCAGGTTCCTGCCCCTGAAGATCTGCCTCCTCTGGAGTACTCTGAGATTCAGGCGGCTACCTCGCGCCGGCGCCGCCGCCGCCGTTCCAAGTCAGCGGCTGCCTCTGCCGCGCCCGCGCCGGCCACTGAGCCGACGCCTCCCCCAATCGCTCCGCCGCCCACGCCGGTCTCTCCGGTCACTGTGCCGCCTGTGACCCAGCCGACGTCGGTACCGGCCTCGCAGCCGACCGCTCCTGCCGGAACCTATCATATTATCTCCGGCACTACTATGAACCAGATGAATCTGGGCAACGAGTTCGGAGGTCCTTTCATGGCGCCAGAACCTTCGCCCGCACGCGGCAGCGTGGCTGTGCGCGAAGCTGGTGTGCGCCCTTCACGCTCCGATGTGCAGCGGAACAATCTCGTCTATCCTAATAACCGCGGGAATGACCCGATGGTTCAGTTCGCCAATACGGTCGTGCAGGCTATCCAGTCGCAGACCGACCGCATTGTGGCCGAACTGCGCCGCACTCATCAGTCGCCGACCAATGTGTCGGTCTCAATCCCCCCTCCGCCTTCGACGGAGCGGGTGGGCGTCTTCGTCGATGTGGCTAATTTGCTCTACTCCGCGCGCACGTTACGGCTGACTATTGACTTTGGCAAGTTGCTCGACTTCCTGCGCGGCAACCGCCGCCTGGTGCGAGCCCATGCCTATTGCCCAACCAGCCCCCAGCCCGGCGATGAGCAAATGTTTCTGCAGGCCGTCAAGGGCCTGGGGTACCGCATTACGACGAAGAACTATAAGACGTTCTCCAGTGGTGCAAAGAAGGCCGATCTCGATCTGGATCTGTGTATGGACGTGGTGCGGCTTGTGGAAAGCCGGGCCGTCGACTGTATTGTTCTGGTCAGCGGCGATAGCGATTTTATGCCGATGCTTGATTACTGCTCGGATCACGGCGTGCGCGTCGAGGTGGCCGCCTTCGACGAGGCAATGTCGGCCACGCTGCGCCAAAGCTGCGACCTGTTCATCAATCTCTCTGTGCTGGAGGAGATCCGAGCCTGA